Below is a window of Mucilaginibacter sp. PAMC 26640 DNA.
ACAGGTAAAAAGCATGTTAGGCAGCAACGCTGTTCCTTTGCAGTTACCTATCGGTTCTGAAGAGAAATTTCAGGGTGTTGTTGACTTGATCAACTGGAGAGGTATTGTTTGGAATGAGCATGATAAAGGTATGACCTTTACCGAAGTGCCTATACCTGCGGATATGATCGAAGAAGCTACAGAGTGGAGAGAGAAATTGCTTGAATCTGTTGCTGATTACGATGAAACTTTGATGGAGAAATTCTTCGAAGCTCCTGAATCAATCACTGAACGCGAAATTTTAGATGCATTGCGTAAAGCTGTGTTGGATGCTAAAATTGTGCCTATGGTTTGCGGTTCATCTTTCAAAAACAAAGGTGTACAAACCATGCTTGATTACGTGATGGAATTGCTTCCTTCACCTATGGATGTAGAAGGTATCATTGGTACCAACCCTGATACTGGCGAAGAAATTCTACGCAGACCATCAGAAAAAGAGCCGTTTGCAGCTTTAGCATTTAAAATTGCAACCGATCCTTTCGTAGGTCGTTTATGCTTTATCCGCGTTTATTCAGGTAACCTGGAAGCAGGTTCATATGTGCATAACATGCGTTCTGATAACAAAGAGCGTATCAGCCGTATCTTCCAGATGCACGCTAACAAGCAAAACCCTATCCCTAATGTGGGTGCAGGTGATATTGCTGCGGTAGTGGGCTTTAAGGATATTAAAACAGGTGATACCCTTTGCGACGAGAAACACCCGATCATCCTTGAATCTATGAATTTCCCTGAGCCGGTAATTGGTTTAGCTATTGAGCCTAAAACACAGGCCGACGTAGATAAATTAGGTTTGGCACTTGGTAAATTAGCAGAAGAGGATCCAACCTTCCACGTAAAATCTGACGAAGAAACCGGCCAAACCGTTATTAGCGGTATGGGTGAGCTTCACTTGGATATCATCATGGACCGTTTAAAACGTGAGTTTAAAGTAGAGGTTAACCAGGGTGCTCCGCAAGTAGCTTACAAGGAATCTATCACAGGTACCGTTCAACACCGCGAAACTTACAAGAAACAAACCGGTGGTCGTGGTAAATTTGCCGATATCCAGGTAATACTGTCACCAAACGATGAAGGTAAAGAAGGCTTGCAGTTTGTGAATGAAATCAGCGGTGGTTCTATCCCACGTGAGTTTATTCCATCTGTAGAAAAAGGCTTCGCTGCTTCTATGGCGAATGGTGTATTGGCCGGTTACCCGTTAACCAGTTTAAAGGTACGTTTAATTGATGGTTCGTTCCACGCAGTCGATTCAGATGCGCTGTCTTTTGAGATCGCAGCAAAATCTGCTTACCGTGAAGCGTTGCCAAGATGTAAACCAGTATTGTTAGAGCCGATCATGAAAATCGAGATCCTTACCCCGGAAGAAAACATGGGTGATGTAATCGGTGACATGAACCGTCGTCGTGGCCAGCTTTTGGGTATGGATTCACGCGCAGGTGCTCAGGTAATTAAAGCTACTGTACCACTTTCAGAAATGTTTGGTTATGTAACCCAGTTACGTACCATTACCTCTGGCCGTGCTACTTCAACCATGGAGTTTGATCACTATGCTGAAGCACCACGTAACGTACAGGAAGAAGTAGTTGCTAAAGTAAAAGGCAAAAAGAACAGCTAATAAATTTAAAGATCAGATAATTTGAGGATCTGAAAATGATCTTCAAGTTATTTTATCTTTAATATCAAAGTAAACCGGCTACCCTAATAAATAGCTCTTAGGAACAGCCATAAAATCAAACAACATGAGCCAACGAATCAGGATCAAATTGAAATCTTACGATTACAACCTGGTAGATAAATCTGCCGAGAAGATCGTAAAAACAGTAAAACCTACGGGTGCTGTAGTTAGCGGACCACTTCCGTTACCAACCGAAAAGAAAATTTTCACCGTGTTGCGTTCACCGCACGTAAACAAGAAAGCACGTGAGCAATTTCAGTTATGCTCTTACAAGCGTTTGCTGGATATCTACAGTTCAAATTCTAAAACTGTAGATGCTTTAATGAAGCTTGAATTGCCTAGCGGAGTTGAAGTGGAAATCAAGGTGTAACTATACCGGAAGATCCATACGAAAAGCCATTCTTGAAAAAGAGTGGCTTTTTTGGTTAAAGAATTTTATTTAAATTTGGTATATGGCCACTTACATTGTAAATCCCAAAGCGCACCAGGAAAAAGCTGTCGAGGCTTTTTTTGCCGCATTAGAAGTCTCCTTTACAAAAGATGATAATCAGGAAGAGGGTCTGCCGCCTCATGTAATAAAAGGTGTAAAACAAGGAGAAGCTGATTATGAAGCAGGCGAATACACTTCTTTTGCTGATTTTACAAAAAAACTCCATCTATTTAAGTAATGTTTGAACTTGTATTTTCCAGAAAAGCAAATCAGACGTTCGATACACTACAAGAGCAAATTTTAAATAAATGGGGTGAAAGCAGTCTTATAAAGTTTGAGAAGCGCGTGTACGATGTATTATTAATACTGTCTGAATCGCCTTTCGTATATAAAGAAGTGGAAAGCTACCTACAATTCGAAAAGCCACGGTTCATAAAAACTGTTCTTTATTTTATAAAATAAGTAACACGAGAGTTATACTTTTATTTTTTTGGGACAATCGGCAGGCCCCGATTTTATAGCGAACCCATGGTATCTTACTGTTTAAAGTATAAATTAAGCTATACCTTCCCATAATAAGCATGTTGGCTCAGGAAATTCAGCCAAACACTTTCCAATTCATCCGCCAGGTATGGCCTGATGGATATACCCGATGCCTGCGGTGACCAGGTTTGTTCTGCCAGGTTACCTGTTTTTAAAATATCGAAACTGAGGATCGGTTCTTTTTGCGGATTTAGCAAAACATCCAGTGCAACTTCTATCCGGTAGTAATTCCGGCCATTCTTAACTGCGGGGTAGGGGGCTGAGGCTATTACTCCGGAGGCAAAAATGCCTTTCGGCTCGCTACCCAGCCGTACAATATAGGCCCGGTCGCCAGGTTTAATGCTTTTATGGCTCACCACACTCCAGTTATCCACCAGCGAACCTTCCCGCTTTACCTTTTCAATATCATCCTCCAAATTAGCCCACTTAAATTTAACCGGGTTCCATCCAAACAGGTAGGCGTTCATAAAATTTGTAATTTAAACCTGCTGCCCCTTCAGGGGCCGGATGGCTTCAGCCTTTGCTATTCGTTCCCCTTTAATTCGTCCAGTTTATTGCGTTCCGTTTGGAGTTCACGAGCCAGTTTCTTTTCTTTTTCGTTGGCTTTTGCTTTGTAGGTCTTGTATTCTTCTTCCAGTTCGCTATAAAGCTTGGTACGGTATTTTGCTTCCCGGCTGTGGCTGCCTGCGCGCGCGATCACGATTGCCGCAATTGCCCCAAAGGTAATTACCAGTCCCCACATGATCCAGTTATAAGTTGCCTTGCTTACCGGCATGCCCAGCAGGCTTACCTGGTCTACCCGGGAGTTTGAAACCGAAAGGTTCTGATCTTTGGCGCTTAACTCTTTTTGTAGCGAATCGGCCCTTTTAGTTTGGGTTGTAATTTTACCGTTAATATCTACCAGTTTCCGTTTTGTGATATTCAAGGTATCAGAAAAGTTCTTCCACAAGGCGGATATCAGCGGTTGTTGGTAATGGTACACCCGGGTTAGCAGATATTGGTATTGGCCTTTAAGGCTTTTATCGTTAAGTAGGGCCGGGTCGGCAGGTTGTAGCCACGGCTTAGTTGCTACAGCATTGGTTGTCGCTGGCTGTTGCGCCGAAGGTGCCGTTACCGTTGCTGCCTTCACCGGGTAATACGGTTTTTTAGCATAAGGGTTATATTTCACGGCTGGCTTGGTTGGGGTTGGTTTAACAGCTGCGGGTTTCGCCCGTTTGACACTATCCTGGCCATAAGTTGTGGTGATACTACTTAATGTCAGTATTATTAAAATAGTTGCGGTTGATCTGAGAAGCTTAATCATATAATTGCAAATCGGGGGTAAATAAGTTTCAATCTTGGCGTACATTAATTTAAACGGTGCAATGTAATCTAAAGTTTGTTAAATTAATTATAAGTTAGCCGCCATGGCACTAAGCTGTTTTATTATCCGTAGGTATTTTTCAGTTCTTAAAAATATAAAAAAGATGCACACTACACATCATCAAGTGTAATTAGCAAAAGCATATCTTAGGCTTTTTATTTACAATATGCACATAGGTTTTATAGGGTTGGGCGATATGGGGCGATTATACGCCAAAGCTTTTGCAAATGCGGGATACACCGTTTGCGGTTGTGACCTACCCATCAATCGTGAAAGATTAGAGGAAGAGTTAAATCCATTGGGCATTACCCTAATGGACAATGGCAAAGACGTGTCGCGAATGAGCGATCTCATTATTTATTCGGTTGAGGCTGATAAATTGGAGCAGGTTGTAGCACAATGCGGCCCATCTACTAAATATGGTGCTATTGTGGCCGGGCAAACTTCCGTTAAACATCCGGAGATAGCCATATTTGAAAAGCACCTGCCAGCCGATGCGCAGATCATTACCTTCCACGCCATGCATGGGCCGGGCTTCGAACCTAAGGGGCAGAAATTGATCCTGATTCCGCATCGTTACGAAGGGGATTCGTACCAGCAGATGTTGAAATTGTTTACCGCCGTGGAAACAGATATTGTTGAAATAGCTGATTATCACGAACACGACAAAATCGTAGCCGATACGCAGGCCGTTACGCATGTTGGATTTGAAAGCATGGGCACCGCCTGGAAATCAGCCGGGTTTTTCCCCTGGGAAAATGCTAGTTATGTTGGAGGGATAGATAATGTGAAGATCTTAACTACTTTGCGCATTTTTAGCTATAAAGCACACGTATACGCCGGGTTGGCCATTTTGAATCCTTACGCCCGTCAACAGGTGAAGCAGTATGCCAATTCTGAATCAGAGCTGTTTAAACTGATGATCAAAGAGCAGGAGACGGAGTTTCGGGAGCGCCTGTATCGTGCGCGCGACTTTGTATTCCATGAAAGCCGCAAGCCAATCATGTTCAACGACGATGTGATGCGCGAATTTTCTCTGGCTAAGGATGCAGGCCACCAAAAGCCAAATTCGCACCTGAGTATCTTAAGTATGGTAGATGCCTGGTACCATTTGGGTGTAAACCCATATGATAATCTGATCTGCCAGACACCGCCCTTCCGCCTGCGCCTGGGCATAGCGGAATACCTATTTAAAAATGAGGAGCTGCTGGAAGAATCGATCCAGACTGCCTTATATGATAAAACCATTCGCGGCGATGATCTGGAATTTCACTCGGCAGTAAGAGAGTGGAGTGCCATTATAGGGTATGGCGATATGGAAGGGTATAAAAAACACTTTAACGAAGTGCAGGCTTTTTTCCAGGGGCGACTGGAAGAAGGGAACAAGCAAAGCGCGGAGATGATCAGGAGGCTGATGGAGTAATGTAAATGGAAGTTGTTTTTGGATTACACCTATAACACTTTACCAGATAGCCTTCTATACCGAACATTTTGTCTGTGAATCAAGCGAAATCGGCCGTCGTTGAGTTGTAGCTAATGGGTAGCTGCATATTTTTAGCATGTGCCCATTACCCCTTCATCTTCACCACATAGACTTCTTTCTTATCAGGCATATTGAATCGCACGTCGTTGCCTTCGTTATAAAACGGTTCGGCTATTTCCACCTCGACCGACTGGAACGAATTGCCAAGTATGGTCTGCGCTTGTTCTAATGTATAAATCTTATCCTTTATATTGAATACAAAGCCATACTTAGCCGCCTTTAACTGTTTCATGGTCACCTTGCCTTTTTCGACAGCAAAATTGATGGGTATGGAGTATTGCACCCTAACCGGCCGGCCATTCTGGATTCCGGGTTTCCATGCTCTTGAGTTGGCCAGGACTTTTACAGCTTCCGATTCGCAGCCTGCCCCGATGCAGTTAACGGGCGTAACGCTGCTGACCTTTCCATCGCGTTCTATAATGAAGCTTATTAATACTTTGCCGTTAATGCCAATCAGTTTAGCTACATCTGGGTAAACCAGGGTACGGCTGATATAATTGGAAAAGGCACCCAGGCCGCCCGGGTATTCGGGCACAAAGTCTACTGCCGTAAAGGTGAGTTTAGCTTGTTTAGCGGTATCGGTAGTAGGTGCTGATTGTGCAGTCGCCAACGAGACTTTAAACAATAATAAAAGTAGGGTGTGATAAGGTTTCATTCTGTAAATATAATTGATGGTATTGACATATATAAACGCCGTTTGATAAAAAACTTGGACAAGTAAGACGGTTATAAGCATTTCGGCAATGCAGACCTTACTGCACATCAAATGGCAATAGCAGTTGCGACTTTTGTCTTTAACATAAGATGTGCCTTAATTTAATAATTCGTTTAAATAATGTTAAACCAAAACCTTTAAAATCTGCATTTTCCAATTTTTTCCGGCTGCATTTTCTCCCATACAAAAAATATTAAAAAATAACTTGTTAAGTATTTGGGAATTAATACAAAATCCCTATCTTTGCCGTCCCTTAAAGGGGGAATAATATGCCTTGAACGAAGCCCTACTGCTTCGATGGGCACTAATAAAATAAAGAAAATGTCAGGAATAATTGGTAAAAAAGTAGGAATGACCAGCATTTTCGATGAAACAGGGAAAAACATTCCCTGCACTGTAATCGAAGCTGGCCCTTGCGTAGTAACTCAGGTCAGGTCTGTAGATACAGACGGATACGCTGCTGTTCAGTTAGCGTATGGCGAAAAGAAGGAGAAAAACACTTCTGGACCACTAAAAGGCCATTTTGAAAAAGCCGGCACTACTCCTAAGCGTAAGCTTGTAGAATTCAAAACTTTCACGGACGAAAAGAATCTTGGTGATACCATCACTGTAGATATTTTTGCTGCCGGTGATTTTGTTGATGTAGTTGGTACTTCAAAAGGTAAAGGTTTCCAGGGTGTGGTAAAGCGTCACGGTTTTGGTGGTGTGGGTATGCAAACTCACGGTCAGCACAATCGTTTACGTGCACCGGGTTCATTAGGAGCTTCTTCATGGCCTTCACGTGTATTTAAAGGTATGCGTATGGCTGGTCAAATGGGTAACGTTCGTGTTAAAGTACAAAACTTACAAGTGGTTAAAGTATTTAGCGAGCAAAACCTAATCGTAGTTAAGGGTTCCATCCCAGGAGCTAAGGGTTCATTCGTAATATTGGATAAATAAGATGGAAATCAACGTATTAAATCTATCAGGTAAAGAAACAGGTGCCAAGGTGCAGCTGCCTGAGTCCTTATTCGGTGTAGAGCCAAATGATCACGCTATCTACTTAGATGTAAAGCTGATCTTAGCTAACCAGCGTCAGGGAACGCACAAATCAAAACAACGTAATGAAATTGCAGGTTCAACCCGCAAATTACATAAACAAAAAGGTACAGGCGGCGCCCGTGCAGGTAGCATCAAATCTCCATTGTTCAATGGTGGTGGTCGTGTTTTCGGTCCGCAGCCGCGTGATTACAGCTTTAAGTTGAATAAAAAACTTAGATCATTAGCACGTGCCTCTGCTTTATCATACAAAGCAAAAGATAACAACATCCTGGTATTAGAGGATTTTAATTTTGATGCTATCAAAACTAAATCTTACATCCAGATGGAAGCCGACCTGAATGTTACTAACGATAAAACGTTATTAGTATTAGCCGGCGCTGAAAATAACAACGTTTATTTATCAAGCAGGAACCTGAAGAAAACCAAGGTTATTTCGGTTGAGCAGCTTAACACTTATGATGTGTTAAACGCTGGCAAACTGATCTTAACTACAGGTGCTGTTAAAACTTTGGAGGAAGCATTAGCTAAGTAATTATGGAAATTTTAAAGAAACCCTTACTTACTGAAAAGATTACTCAATTAACTGAGAAGCTTAATCGCTATGCTTTCAAAGTTGATCACAGAGCAAACAAAATTCAGATCAAAGGCGCTATCGAAGCTATGTATGGTGTTAACATTACAGCGGTTAACACAATGAAATATGTAGGTAAATTGAAGAGCCGCAACACCAAAGCTGGTGCAGTTACAGGCCGTGCCGCTACTTACAAAAAGGCCATCATTACGCTGAAAGATGGTGAAACAATAGATTTTTACAGCAACATATAATACGAAAATGGCAGTAAAGAGATTTAAACCGGTTACGCCGGGTACCCGTTTCAGAATTGATGTATCTAATTCAGATATCACAACTAACGTTCCTGAAAAGTCGTTAGTTGAAGCAGCCAACACAAGGTCGGGCGGTCGTAATCACAGCGGTAAAATGACTATGCGCTACTTGGGTGGTGGTCATAAACAAGCATACAGGATCATTGATTTTAAACGTAACAAGTTTGACATCCCTGCAAAAGTTGCAACTATAGAGTACGATCCAAACAGATCTGCGCGTATAGCCCTGTTACATTTTGTTGATGGTGAAAAACGATACATGATAGCTCCGGAAGGCTTAACAGTTGGAACGGTAGTTGTATCTGGCGAAGGTGCTGCACCAGAGGTTGGTAATACCATGCCTTTGAAGAACATCCCGTTAGGTTCTATCATCCACAATATTGAGTTAAACCCTGGCCAGGGTGGTATTATTGCCCGCAGTGCCGGTACTTACGCTCAGTTATCAGCACGTGATGGTAAATATGCCATTATTAAATTGCCTTCTGGCGAAACCCGTATGATCCTGTCAACTTGCTTGGCAACTATCGGTACCGTTTCAAATGGCGAGAAAGCAAATGCCGTGTTAGGTAAAGCTGGCCGCAAACGTTGGTTAGGCCGTCGCCCAAGAGTTCGTGGTGTTGCCATGAACCCGGTAGATCACCCTATGGGTGGTGGTGAGGGTAGATCATCAGGTGGTCATCCACGCTCACGTAAAGGTTTGTTAGCTAAAGGCTACAAAACTCGTGACAAGAAAAAAGGGTCTGATCGTTATATCATTGAAAGAAGGAAGAAATAATAATGGCACGTTCAATTAAAAAAGGACCTTACATAGATCATAACCTGGAAAGAAAAGTTCTGACCTTGAATGAAACTAGTAAAAAATCAGTTGTTAAAACATGGTCGCGCCGTAGCATGATCTCTCCTGATTTCGTTGGTCACACATTCGCAGTACACAACGGTAACAAGTTTATCCCGGTGTATGTAACAGAAAACATGGTTGGTCATAAGTTGGGCGAATTTGCTCCAACCCGCACATTCCGCGGTCACGCAGAAAAGAAAAAATAACAGGCAATGGAAGCAACAACAAAAATTAAAAGGTCTGTATTGATCAGGCAACAAAAAGAAGCTGCGAAACTCGTTGTGGGTGGCTCTTCTGTTGCCAAGTTACAGAACTGCCCAACTTCACCCCGCAAAATGCGTTTGGTGGTTGACCTGATCCGTGGTGTTGAAGTTAATAAAGCTTTAAGCATCCTGAAGTTTACAAATAAAGAAGCGGCTATTCGTGTAGAAAAACTTTTGTTCTCAGCTATCAAAAATTGGGAAGCAAAAAACGAAGGCAAACGCTTAGAGGATAATCTTCTGTTTGTAAAAGAAGTTTCAGTTGGTGGTGGTCGTCAGTTAAAAAGATTACGCCCGGCTCCACAGGGAAGAGGTTACCGTATACGTAAACGCTCTAACCATGTAACTTTGATAGTGGACAGTAAAAACGATAACAACTAATTTGAAATGGGACAAAAAGCACATCCAATAGGTAACAGGTTAGGGATCATCCGCGGTTGGGATTCTAATTGGTTCGGTGGAAATCACTATGCCGACAAATTAGTTGAAGACGAAAAGATCCGCAAATACTTATCAGCACGTATCAATAAAGGTGGTGTATCTAAAGTAGTAATAGAACGTACTTTAAAACGCATCACGGTAACCATCCACACTGCCCGTCCGGGTATTGTAATTGGTAAAGGCGGCGCTGAGGTTGATAAGATCAAAGAAGAGTTAAAGAAATTAACTAAAAAAGATGTTCAGATCAACATCTTCGAAATAAAACGCCCTGAGCTTGATGCGCAGTTAGTTGCCGAAGGTATTGCTAAACAACTTGAAGCACGTATCTCTTTCCGTCGTGCCATGAAAACTACAATTGCTTCTACCATGAGAATGGGTGCGGAAGGAATTAAAGTGATGACATCAGGCCGTTTAGGTGGCGCTGAGATGGCACGTACCGAACAATATAAAGAAGGAAGAATTCCTTTGCATACTTTCCGTGCCGATATCGATTACGCTTTGGCAGAAGCCTTAACCACTTATGGTAAAATAGGTGTTAAAGTGTGGATCTGTAAAGGTGAAGTTTACGGCAAACGTGATTTATCTCCAAACATTGGTGGTACTAGCAGCGCAAGCGGTAAAGGCGGACGTCCTGAAGGTGCAGCCGGTTTCGGCGGCCGTGATGGTGCAAGAGGTGGAGAGCGTGGCGGCGAACGTCGTGGCGACAGGAAACCAGGAGCAGGTAACGACCGTGGCAGAGGCGGACAAGGTGGTGGACAAGGTGGTAGCCGTCCGGGAGGACCAGGTGCTAACCGTCCAGGTGGACAAGGCGGCGGTAATCGTCCCGGTGGCCCAAGGAGATAACAATAATATAACAAGACATATCCGGGAGGATATAAAAGCTTAATAAGATGCTACAGCCAAAAAGAACGAAGTTCAGAAAGATGCAAAAAGGCAGAATGAAAGGGTTAGCCAGTCGTGGTACTGATCTTTCATTCGGATCTTTCGGTATAAAATCACTCGAAGCAGCATGGATCACCAGCCGCCAGATCGAGGCTGCACGTATTGCTGTTACACGTTTTATGAAACGTGAGGGCCAGGTGTGGATCAGGATTTTTCCTGACAAGCCTGTTACCAAGAAACCAGCAGAGGTACGTATGGGTAAGGGTAAAGGTGCACCAGAGTATTGGGTTGCAGTTGTACGCCCGGGCCGTATGATTTTTGAAGCAGAAGGTGTGCCTTTAGAGGTTGCCAAAGAGGCTTTACGCCTTGCCGCACAAAAATTACCGGTACAAACCAGATTTGTAACACGTAGAGATTACGTAGAGGCATAAATACAGAAGTTGGCAGTTTTGAGTTCGCATTATCAATTGAAGATAGCTTGAGCTTGGGACTAAAAACTCAAATTAACTAAATAAGAAAATGAAGAACTCAGAAATTATAGAGCTTTCAGCTGAAGAATTAGCAGCTAAGCTCAGCGAGGAGAAAAGCCAGCTTACTAAATTGAAATTTGCTCATGCTGTTTCGGCTATTGAAAATCCAACCCGTATTACTAAAGTGCGCAAGGAGATTGCTCGTTTAAATACTGAAATAACAAAGCGCAAAGCGGCGTCAGCTTCTAATTAATTTTAAGCGTGGAGAAAACAATGGAAAGAAATTTAAGAAAAACACGTACCGGCCTGGTAGTAAGCAGTAAGATGGAAAAATCTATTGTAGTTGCTGTAGAGCGGAAGGTGAAGCACCCCATTTATGGTAAGTTCGTTAAGAAAACTACCAAGTTTATGGCTCATGATGAAACTAACACCTGTGGTGTTGGCGATACCGTATTGATTATGGAAACCCGCCCGCTGAGCAAAAACAAAAACTGGAGATTAGTTCAAATTTTAGAGAGGGCTAAATAACATGGTACAGCAGGAATCAAGATTAAATGTAGCCGATAACAGCGGAGCTAAAGAAGTTTTAGTGATACGCGTATTGGGTGGTACCGGTAAAAGATATGCTTCTATCGGAGATAAGATCGTAGTTACCGTAAAAAGCGCTATCCCATCGGGTAACGTTAAAAAAGGTACCGTATCTAAAGCCGTAGTGGTTAGAACCAAGAAAGAGATCCGCAGGAAAGATGGTTCATACATCCGTTTTGACGATAACGCAGCAGTGTTGTTGAACAATCAGGATGAGCCAAGGGGCACACGTATATTTGGCCCAGTTGCCAGGGAACTGCGTGAAAAACAATTTATGAAAATTGTATCATTAGCACCGGAGGTATTATAATATGGAAAAGAAAGTAAACAAACCAGCTAAATTAAAGATCCGTAAGGGTGATTTAGTAAAGGTTATAGCCGGCGACTCAAAAGGTTCAGAAGGTAAAATTGTTGAAGTAATAATTGATAAAAACAGGGCGATTGTTGAAGGTGCCAACATGGTATCGAAACACACTAAGCCTAATGCAGCCAATCCTAACGGCGGAATTTTAAAGCAGGAAGCTGCTATTCATATTTCTAACCTGGCGCTGGTTGAACCTAAAACAGGAAAAACAACCCGTGTTGGCCGTAAATTAAACGATGCCGGCAAATTGGTTAGAGTATCTAAAAAATCAGGGGAGGAAATTAAGTAATGGCTTACGTACCAAGATTAAAATCGAAATACAAAGAAGAGATCCGCACTGCACTGAAAGATAAATTTCAGTACAAAAGTGTAATGCAGGTGCCTAAGTTGCAGAAAATTGCTATCAACCAGGGTGTTGGCGGTGCTACT
It encodes the following:
- the fusA gene encoding elongation factor G (EF-G; promotes GTP-dependent translocation of the ribosome during translation; many organisms have multiple copies of this gene) produces the protein MSRDLRYTRNIGIAAHIDAGKTTTTERILYYSGVSHKIGEVHEGAATMDWMAQEQERGITITSAATTVDWNYRGQKYHINIIDTPGHVDFTVEVNRSLRVLDGLVFLFSAVDGVEPQSETNWRLANNYNVARIGFVNKMDRSGADFLNVVKQVKSMLGSNAVPLQLPIGSEEKFQGVVDLINWRGIVWNEHDKGMTFTEVPIPADMIEEATEWREKLLESVADYDETLMEKFFEAPESITEREILDALRKAVLDAKIVPMVCGSSFKNKGVQTMLDYVMELLPSPMDVEGIIGTNPDTGEEILRRPSEKEPFAALAFKIATDPFVGRLCFIRVYSGNLEAGSYVHNMRSDNKERISRIFQMHANKQNPIPNVGAGDIAAVVGFKDIKTGDTLCDEKHPIILESMNFPEPVIGLAIEPKTQADVDKLGLALGKLAEEDPTFHVKSDEETGQTVISGMGELHLDIIMDRLKREFKVEVNQGAPQVAYKESITGTVQHRETYKKQTGGRGKFADIQVILSPNDEGKEGLQFVNEISGGSIPREFIPSVEKGFAASMANGVLAGYPLTSLKVRLIDGSFHAVDSDALSFEIAAKSAYREALPRCKPVLLEPIMKIEILTPEENMGDVIGDMNRRRGQLLGMDSRAGAQVIKATVPLSEMFGYVTQLRTITSGRATSTMEFDHYAEAPRNVQEEVVAKVKGKKNS
- a CDS encoding 30S ribosomal protein S10 — encoded protein: MSQRIRIKLKSYDYNLVDKSAEKIVKTVKPTGAVVSGPLPLPTEKKIFTVLRSPHVNKKAREQFQLCSYKRLLDIYSSNSKTVDALMKLELPSGVEVEIKV
- a CDS encoding prephenate dehydrogenase — translated: MHIGFIGLGDMGRLYAKAFANAGYTVCGCDLPINRERLEEELNPLGITLMDNGKDVSRMSDLIIYSVEADKLEQVVAQCGPSTKYGAIVAGQTSVKHPEIAIFEKHLPADAQIITFHAMHGPGFEPKGQKLILIPHRYEGDSYQQMLKLFTAVETDIVEIADYHEHDKIVADTQAVTHVGFESMGTAWKSAGFFPWENASYVGGIDNVKILTTLRIFSYKAHVYAGLAILNPYARQQVKQYANSESELFKLMIKEQETEFRERLYRARDFVFHESRKPIMFNDDVMREFSLAKDAGHQKPNSHLSILSMVDAWYHLGVNPYDNLICQTPPFRLRLGIAEYLFKNEELLEESIQTALYDKTIRGDDLEFHSAVREWSAIIGYGDMEGYKKHFNEVQAFFQGRLEEGNKQSAEMIRRLME
- a CDS encoding 50S ribosomal protein L3 codes for the protein MSGIIGKKVGMTSIFDETGKNIPCTVIEAGPCVVTQVRSVDTDGYAAVQLAYGEKKEKNTSGPLKGHFEKAGTTPKRKLVEFKTFTDEKNLGDTITVDIFAAGDFVDVVGTSKGKGFQGVVKRHGFGGVGMQTHGQHNRLRAPGSLGASSWPSRVFKGMRMAGQMGNVRVKVQNLQVVKVFSEQNLIVVKGSIPGAKGSFVILDK
- a CDS encoding 50S ribosomal protein L4, which gives rise to MEINVLNLSGKETGAKVQLPESLFGVEPNDHAIYLDVKLILANQRQGTHKSKQRNEIAGSTRKLHKQKGTGGARAGSIKSPLFNGGGRVFGPQPRDYSFKLNKKLRSLARASALSYKAKDNNILVLEDFNFDAIKTKSYIQMEADLNVTNDKTLLVLAGAENNNVYLSSRNLKKTKVISVEQLNTYDVLNAGKLILTTGAVKTLEEALAK
- a CDS encoding 50S ribosomal protein L23 — its product is MEILKKPLLTEKITQLTEKLNRYAFKVDHRANKIQIKGAIEAMYGVNITAVNTMKYVGKLKSRNTKAGAVTGRAATYKKAIITLKDGETIDFYSNI
- the rplB gene encoding 50S ribosomal protein L2 (one of the primary rRNA-binding proteins; required for association of the 30S and 50S subunits to form the 70S ribosome, for tRNA binding and peptide bond formation), yielding MAVKRFKPVTPGTRFRIDVSNSDITTNVPEKSLVEAANTRSGGRNHSGKMTMRYLGGGHKQAYRIIDFKRNKFDIPAKVATIEYDPNRSARIALLHFVDGEKRYMIAPEGLTVGTVVVSGEGAAPEVGNTMPLKNIPLGSIIHNIELNPGQGGIIARSAGTYAQLSARDGKYAIIKLPSGETRMILSTCLATIGTVSNGEKANAVLGKAGRKRWLGRRPRVRGVAMNPVDHPMGGGEGRSSGGHPRSRKGLLAKGYKTRDKKKGSDRYIIERRKK
- a CDS encoding 30S ribosomal protein S19 gives rise to the protein MARSIKKGPYIDHNLERKVLTLNETSKKSVVKTWSRRSMISPDFVGHTFAVHNGNKFIPVYVTENMVGHKLGEFAPTRTFRGHAEKKK
- a CDS encoding 50S ribosomal protein L22 codes for the protein MEATTKIKRSVLIRQQKEAAKLVVGGSSVAKLQNCPTSPRKMRLVVDLIRGVEVNKALSILKFTNKEAAIRVEKLLFSAIKNWEAKNEGKRLEDNLLFVKEVSVGGGRQLKRLRPAPQGRGYRIRKRSNHVTLIVDSKNDNN
- a CDS encoding 30S ribosomal protein S3; the protein is MGQKAHPIGNRLGIIRGWDSNWFGGNHYADKLVEDEKIRKYLSARINKGGVSKVVIERTLKRITVTIHTARPGIVIGKGGAEVDKIKEELKKLTKKDVQINIFEIKRPELDAQLVAEGIAKQLEARISFRRAMKTTIASTMRMGAEGIKVMTSGRLGGAEMARTEQYKEGRIPLHTFRADIDYALAEALTTYGKIGVKVWICKGEVYGKRDLSPNIGGTSSASGKGGRPEGAAGFGGRDGARGGERGGERRGDRKPGAGNDRGRGGQGGGQGGSRPGGPGANRPGGQGGGNRPGGPRR